In Chitinophagaceae bacterium C216, the genomic stretch CTAACGCTGGGTGGGAACATGCAATACAACTTTATGGATGATGCCAATAGCAGGTTTAGTAATCTTTTGACGGCCAGCTATAATTTCAGAACTAATAACAATTTTGTTACTTCTAATACAGATTCCAGAAATAGCGCTAGCTCGAGAGTGTTTTTGCAGGAATCTGAGCAGGAAAGTAACTCACGCGGTTCTAGTCATAGAGCGAATGTGGGATATAATAAACGTGATGCAGAGAAGGATTTGAACATCAGTGCGAGTTTTAATGCTTCTGAGAATGACCGAACCTCCAGAAGCCTATCTTCCAAATCGGAAGAGGATGCAGGTTTGGTAAGCCGTAGTGCTTCGGCTACTCAGGCAAATAGTAGCAGCAACAGCCTCAACTTTTCAACTTCGTTTCGTAATAAGGATGATGATGACCGAAATCTGCGTAGCTTCGGTCTGAATTATAACTTATCCTACAGCGAATCAAAAGGAGAAAGTAATACGATTACTGACTTTGTGTCTTTCGAAGATCCTTCCCAGAATAGATATTTCAACAGGCTTAACCTTAATAATTCTTCAAGCTTTACCACCAGTCTTGGAGCTAATTACAACGCCCTGAAACGTTTGCTGTTTGGAAACTTTAACCTGTGGGGTATTAATATGGTTGTGACTAATAATATTAGTTTCTCTCGCTCCAACGACTCTAAAAATGTAAGCGACTATGATTCCTTATCCTCGACATATATTACAAATGATTCTTTGACTAACTATCTGCAGGTAGTTAGGGTGGTTGATAGGCCGGCTCTGCGTTTATCTAAGAATTTTACTAAGCGATTGTCCGATCGTTTTCAGCGGTATATCAATCTGGCTGCAAATATTCAGGGACAGTTCCTTTCTGAAAAAACGGAGTCAGATATTATTTATCGAAACTTGGACCGTTCTTTCCGCTTCTTTACACCATCGGCTTCCGTTTCGTACAACTATCAGAGATTTAACCGATATACTGTTGAGATGAATTTGTCGGGAAATAGATCTTCCGGTATTCCTTCCATTGATCAGTTGCGCCCTATTATCGATAGTAGTGTCAATACTTATGCCATCAATCTCGGTAATCCTAACTTAAGGCCATACCAAACGAATGCGCTGGACTTCACTTTCAACTATCGCCGCGAACAGTCTGCTCGCAAGGCCGATTATCACTTAACAGTCAACGCCGGTATGAATAGTATTGATAATGCTATTACGGATAGTAGTTATTACGACAATAGCGGTCGCAGAACTACTTATCTTATTAATATGAGCGGCCGTCGTGTATATAGTGGGGGATTGAATGCTAGAACTTCTATTAAACTGAAGAATAACAAAGTACTACAGTTTAGTTATGCTTTCAACATTTCCAATACTACTTCTCCTAACTATGTAGATGCTATTTATACCGTTAGTAAGGCAAATAATATTCGTAATAATATTGGTGTATTCTATACATTGGGGGACTATGGTACAATTGACCTGTCTCAAACTATCAGTACCAACAGTAGTGTACAAACAGGTAATAACCTGCGCTCTCTGAAAGCCGTTAACTATATTACCAATGCTAATATTAACCTCAATCCTATTAAAGATCTTACCATAAGTAACTCGATTGACTATGTAAAGAATAGTACTACAGGACAATCTTCTACACTCTGGAATGCCTTTGTTACCTACCGCTTTTTGTCAACCAAACAAGCCGAAGTAAAATTCTCTGCCATGGATATTCTAAAACAGAATAAAAACATTGTAACAACGGCAGGGGTCAACAACCTAAGTACTACTGTTTCTAACGGTTTAAGGCAGTTTTTCATGGTTACGCTTTCTTATTATCCTCGCCGCTTTGGAGGTGGCAGAAGCCGTGGTGTGCGTGTGGAAGGAGGAAGTGAATTGCGTGAACGCAGGCCGGAGATGAGAAGACCAGAGCCTTCGCGTAGTAGCAATATTAGAAGGCGTTAAGAAAGATTTTTAAGAACTCTTGAGATGGTGTTTTTATCGCGTTTATTTTTTGTACTGACATTGTAAATAATATATTCATTTTTATTACGCCTCGACTTGCTTTCTTTAGATGAGATATTAAGGAGGTTTTTTATCTAAGAAATGTCTTTTACTTTTTAATGCTCATGCGATGAGGGAAAATGACGTAGTGCTATGTTAGTGAATAACGGCGGTAATGAGCAAATACCTGTTTAATAACTAAAACTAACTAAAGCAGCCCAATGTCTATAAGATTAAGCAAGCACTTGCTTTGTTTCGTAGCGATTGAAACTAAAAGATGATCCTAATAGAGTACATGTTCCTGATGATATTGTACTCAAATTTTAGATTAGGGTAATATCGAAATTGATCGGGGAAGCAATCTACGGTTTTATATTAAGAGTTTAAAGACTTCAACGTTTGTAGCAGTTGCTTTAAGGGGATACAAAACATGCTAAATTGGAATCGAGCGGCAAGGTGGGAAATTGTTTGTTGCTTGAGGATGTGATGAAATAAATATATCTGTATGTCGTAGTTGCATCGAGCAAGTGGATAAAATGAATAATTATTAATGCAATGTGCAGGGAAAATAAAATTTAAATGTTAAAACATTATTCAATGTATAATTAATATAGAATCACTGTATAGCCTTTGCTTTGTGTATAGATGCAGTGAAGAGGGGTAAAGTATGAAGATGGATTTATTGTTTCGAATTTTATTTACATAATATATGTATATATACATTTGTACTAGTATAAGACATTTATTTTAATAATATCTATTGTTTAATTAAGCAACTACTCCTAAAAAATGAGAAAGCTTACTTTAGGACTGTTCGTAGCCCTTTTATTTACCCCAGCTCTCTTTATCTCAAGACCGTCCTTTTATTACTAAATGGCAAGCTGATGGATCTGGTCAGATTTCATTTAAAGCCCAAACTGCTGGAGATGTCACCTATACGGCAAAGTTTAGTACGGGTAGTGGTTATGATAGTATTATGGGTACTTTTAACAAGCCAACAATGGAGGATGCTGAGGGATTTGTATCTATATCCGTCCTTCCTTCAGGAGTTGATGTCGAATTGCGTTTAGGGCCGCAGAACTTGAATGCGGTTAATATGTTTGGCCCTAATCTTCAAGAAGTATCGCAATGGGGCGATGTAGTGTGGTCATCGATGGCTTCCGCATTTGAAGGCTCACCTGAAATGGATATAACAGCAACGGATATTCCTAATTTGGCGCAGGTAACCGACATGAGCTTTATGTTTTCCCAGTGTGAAAAGTTAACCGGTCCTAATAATATTAATGACTGGGATGTGAGTAATGTTACTAATATGCGAGCGATGTTTCAAGCCGCATTACTTTTTAACCAGCCTTTGAATGATTGGGATGTGAGTAATGTGACTGATATGGAATGGATGTTTTATTATGCGTCTTCTTTTAATCAACCCTTGGATCAATGGAAGGTGCATAATGTGCAGGCTATGGTGGTAATGTTTAGTAATGCAAGTTCTTTCGATCAGAATCTGGGGAGCTGGGAGTTGCATCTTAATAATGAATTGGCTTCTATTATTCTTGGGCTAGACAACTCCGGTATAAGTTGCGAGAATTATCAGTATTCCTTGTTAGGTTGGGCTACAAACGGTAGTAGCCCTGCTACGGTGAGTGCTAGTGGTCTTACCTATGGTCCTTCTGCGGATTCCGTTCGTGCGCTGTTGATAGCCAATGGATGGATAATTCAGGGCGATGAGTATGACGAGGAATGTAATGCAGTCCTTCCTGTTGTCTTTGGAGATGTGAAGGCAATATTAAAAGGAGGTAGTCTGATAGTTAACTGGGCTACCCTTACAGAGCTCAACAATGATTATTTTGAGGTAGAAGTATCCACCGACGGTAAAACCTTTACTTCGATAGGAAAAGTATCCAGTCTGGCCAAAGATGGTAATTCTGATCAACCATTGGAGTATACCTTTAGTAAAGCTGTTTCTAAAAATGCCTTGTTGCTGGGTGTAGCTGCATTGGCCTTAGCAGTAGGTAGTTTTGTAGCAGGTCGTCGCAAATTGGGAACTATGCTGTTGTGGGCATGTTTGTTATTGGGAGGAGTATCGGTATCTTGTAGCAAGAAAGATAGCGTGGCCTTAGTGGAAGGTAAGGATATATATGTTCGCATCAAGCAAGTGGATAAGGACGGTAGCTACAAATACAGTAAGGTGGTGAAGGTGATTGTTGAGAATTAATTTCGCTTTTAAATAGTATGTGAAAAGGTCGGCATTGCTGACCTATTCATTTTAGGATATATCAGCTATAAAATGTGAGTTTCGCTCAATAAGCAAAAACAATCAAAGGCGGTATTGCATGTTTATTGGCTTTTGGTCAAAAAAATATGTAATACAGAAAGCAGATATTTTATGAAAATAAAATGCTCAGGAGACTTAATAGATGTTTAAATAGTGAAGAAAGAGATATAGAAAAGAGTATGATGGCACCTACTAAAAGCACACCGTTGAAGTAGGCAGCTTCTTTTGATATCTCACTGAAAGTCAACAGATAACTGTTTTTGCAATCGGCATGAAGTTCGTTCTCTATCTTTTTAAGCTTTTCTGCTTATATTTGCGTGCAATCAGGCGGATTTGTTTATTGTTCAGCCTGTATAAAAAAATTGAACTAATAAACGTTATGAACCCTTCCCCCCAAGTTCCCGCGTTTACATATAGTTCAATCTCCGGTATTTATTTTTTAAAGCTTACAATTTTAGTATGAGCTGTATTAGAGATTTATTAAATCAGCGCATTTTAGTGCTGGATGGCGCCATGGGTACAATGATTCAAAAGTATAAGCTAACCGAAAAAGATTACCGGGGGGACCGCTTTAAAGATTGGCATACCGATGTAAAAGGTAATAACGATTTATTAAGCATTACCCGCCCGGATATTATAAAGGCTATTCATACTGAGTATCTGAAGGCCGGTGCAGATATTATTGAAACCAATACATTCAGTAGCACCAGCATCGCTCAGGCCGATTACGATATGCAGTCGTTGGCCTATGAGCTTAACGTGGCTTCCGTGAAATGTGCACGCGAAGCTATTGAGGCGTTTCAGACTACTCCCGAAGGCAAGGACCGTGGGCCACTGTTCGTAGCAGGCGCTATAGGTCCCTTGAATAAAACCCTGAGTCTTTCTCCCGATGTAAACAATCCGGGTTATCGGGCCATTACTTTTGACGAGGTGGTAGAAGCTTATACAGAGCAAATCAGAGGACTAATTGATGCAGGGGCAGATTTTCTGCTCATTGAAACTATCTTCGATACGCTCAATGCCAAAGCGGCTATTTTCGCTGCGAAGAACTACTTCCGTAAACATCCTGATGCTAAGCGTGAAATAATGATTAGTGGCACGATTACCGATGCTTCGGGTCGTACATTAAGCGGACAGACTGTTGAAGCTTTTTATATTTCCATCGCGCATGCCGAGCCGTTGAGTGTAGGGCTAAACTGTGCTTTGGGTGCGAAAGATATGCGTGCGCATATCGAAGAGCTCTCTCAAATAGCAGCCTGCTATGTTTCGGCCTATCCCAATGCAGGTCTGCCTAATGCCATGGGCGAGTATGATGAACAGCCTGCAGAAACGGCAGCTTTTCTGAAAGAATGGGCCGAGAAGGGATTTGTTAATATAGTGGGTGGCTGTTGTGGCACGACTCCCGACCATATTCGGGAAATTGCTCAAGCCGTAAAGGGTATTCGACCAAGACCTTTGCCCGTACTGGAAGATATAGCGTAAAGCGTACGGTGATGGACAAATTTTTTGTAGGATAATTAGAGAATAAGTAAACATTTAATTAAAACTTTTATAAGTTGACCAAAATACAACCATATCTGCGTCTTTCGGGTTTAGAGCCGCTGGTGGTAAGACCAGAAACGAATTTTATCAATATAGGAGAGCGTACCAATGTAACCGGGTCGAAGAAGTTTGCAAGACTTATCAGAGAAAACAAATTTGAAGAAGCATTAAGTGTAGCCCGCCAACAGGTGGAAAATGGTGCGCAGATCATCGATATCAATATGGATGATGCGCTGCTGGATGGTGTTAAGGCTATGACGACCTTTATTAATTTGCTACAAAGCGAGCCAGATATCTGTCGCGTACCGTTGATGATCGATTCCTCCAAATTTGAAATTATTGAAGCCGGGCTGAAATGTGTACAGGGAAAATGTATTGTCAACTCTATTTCCTTAAAGGAAGGAGAAGAAAAATTTATTGAACAAGCAATTATCTGTCAGAACTATGGAGCCGCCGTAGTGGTAATGGCTTTTGATGAAAAAGGGCAGGCCGATACCGAAGATCGTAAAGTAGAAATATGCCATAGGGCTTATAAAATACTCACAGAAAAAGTAGGATTTAAACCGCAGGATATCATATTCGATCCTAACATTTTTGCCATTGCTACAGGATTGGAGGAGCATAATAGTTATGCGGTAGACTTTATCAATGCTACCCGACGTATTAAACAACTGATGCCTTTGGTAGCTGTAAGTGGTGGTGTAAGTAATCTGTCTTTCTCCTTCAGAGGTAATGATACGGTTCGTGAAGCTATGCATTCTGTGTTCTTGTATCATGCCATTAAGGCCGGCATGAACATGGGCATTGTAAATGCAGGACAATTGGTGGTATATGATGAAATTGATCCGCAGCTTCGTCAGCTTTGTGAAGATGTGATATTGAATAGAAATAACGAAAACAACGAAGCTACCGAAAAGCTATTGGCCTTTGCAGAAACTGTAAAAGCCAAAGGAAAATCAGAAAAGAAAGATGATGCCTGGCGACAAACCACAGTGGAAGAGAGATTGAAGTATGCTTTAATAAATGGCATCACCGAGTATATAGATCAGGATACGGAAGAAGCACGCCTCAAATATGCACGTCCGCTTGAAGTAATTGAAGGGCCGTTAATGGACGGTATGAACGTGGTGGGTGATTTATTTGGCGCCGGAAAAATGTTTCTTCCTCAGGTAGTAAAAAGCGCCCGAGTTATGAAAAAAGCGGTTGCATGGTTGCTGCCATTTATTGAACAAGAAAAGCTGGATAATCCGGCAGCCACATCGGGCAATGCAGGTAAGATTGTAATGGCTACTGTAAAAGGAGACGTGCATGATATTGGAAAAAATATTGTGGGTGTGGTGTTAGGATGCAATGGTTATGAAGTGATTGATTTAGGGGTGATGGTTCCGGCTGATAAAATTCTGGATACGGCTGAAAAAGTGAATGCCGATGTTATAGGACTGAGCGGACTGATTACACCCTCTCTCGATGAAATGGTGCACGTGGCACAGGAAATGAAGCGCCGTAATATGAAGCAACCTTTACTGATAGGTGGTGCTACTACATCGCGCATGCATACTGCCGTAAAAATAGCTCCTCAATACGATAACGGTGTACTACATGTACTGGATGCATCCAGAAGTGTCACAGTCGTAAGCGCTTTGCTAAGCAAAGAAAAAGAGGAATTGCTGGAGAAAACCCGGCAGGAATACGAAGCGCTACGTCAGCAGTTTGCTAATAAGCATCAGAAAGAGCTGGTTCCATACAGTGAGGCGCTGGCAAATAAAGAAGTACTAAACTGGAACGATTATCAGCCGGTACGACCTGCCATCAATGATGTGTTGGTGTTGAAAGATTACGACTTGGCTGAAATTGCTGAGTACATCGATTGGGGACCTTTTTTCATCGCCTGGGAGATGCCAGGTCGTTTCCCGGAAGTATTATCAGATAAAAATTTTGGGAGCGAGGCGACTAAACTGTATAATGATGCCCTTAGGATGGTCGATCGTATTGTAAAAGAAAAATGGTTTACGGCCAACGGTGTGGTAGGTTTCTGGCCGGCACTAAGTAATAATGCAGATACTGTAACACTTGCAACAAACAAGGGTGAGGTAAGGCTGGAGTTTCTACGTCAACAATCCAAAAAGGCACAAGGATATTATAACTTCTCATTGGCAGATTTTGTAAAGCCTTCAGAAGTAGGAGAGGGTACGGATTATATGGGCGCATTCGCAGTTACTATTCATGACGTAACAGATAAGGTTGCCCAATTTGCCACTGAGCTGGATGATTACAATAAAATCTTGGTACAAGTACTAGGCGATAGATTTGTGGAGGCTTTTGCCGAATGCTTACATGCAAAAACACGTAAGGAATATTGGGGGTATGCTAAAAATGAAAATCTGTCAAATGAAGAATTAATTAAAGAAAAATATCAGGGCATTCGTCCTGCCCCCGGTTATCCAGCTTGTCCCGATCATACTGAGAAAATTAAACTTTTTGATCTGTTGAATGTGACGGAAAACATAGGCATTCAACTCACGGAAAGTTTGGCAATGGATCCTCCCGCATCTGTATGCGGATGGTATTTTGCACATCCGAAAAGCCATTATTTTGGTGTAGGAAAAATCAATAGGGATCAGCTTGAAGATTATGCAGCACGCAAAGGTATGAGCCTTGAAGAAGCCGAAAAATGGTTAAGGCCGGTACTGGAATAAAAAAGTTTATTTCTTTTTTCTATATTTTATTTCAACATTCACTACGCCGGCATTAATCATGTCGAGCCGTTTAGCTGCTCTTTTGCTGAGGTCAATAATGCGGCCTTCAACGAAGGGGCCACGGTCATTAATACGTACTTTTACTTTTTTACCATTGGAAAGATTTTTCACTTTTACTTTGGTGCCAAAAGAGAGTGTTTTATGCGCGGCGGTAAGTTTACGTTGGCTGAAAGTTTCGCCGTTAGCGGTTTTGCGTCCTGCAAATTTATCCGCATAATAAGATGCCTTACCCGCTTCTGTTACTTTTTGGCTGCAAGCTGTTCCTAACAGTAAGACAACGAATAAGAGATAACTTATTTTTTTACGTATACAAGGCATTTATCAAAAGTAATTAATCTTAAGACTTCTTGTTACAACAACTATTTCACGTAGGTTTGTGTATCCAATCACCTCATTAAATCAATTGTTATGAGTGGTGTAGAAATATTAGGATATACCGCCGGCACACTTACCACGCTTACCTTTCTGCCGCAGGTAATCAAAACTCTTAAAGAGAAATCAGCAAAAGATGTATCACTGGCTATGTTTTTAATAGCTGCCACTAATCAGATTTTGTGGATTTTTTATGGCGTATTGCAACGTGATAATGCTATTATTTTTACTAACGCTACAATACTGGTATTATCGCTTACGATGATCTTTCTGAAACTCAAGTACGGGAGAGAGCTAGAAATCGATGCGCACACTTCCGAAAACACCAAATTTACTACCCGGCAGTGTCGTCTGATCTTTAGGAAGTACGCGCCATATAAAATCTACTCGAAGTACACGTAAGATATTGTCTACGCCTGTTCCGAGCTCCAAATAGGTTTTTCCGTCGAGTGACTGAAAGTTAGCATTGTCTTTAAAGTTAAGAGCTTTATTTGCATCAGACAGTGAACCCCATAATGCTTTTACAGTATAAAACTGCCTAAATTTTAGCTTAGGTATCAGTTTAAATATGCCATTGCCAATATTATATTCATAATTAAGTCCGGCAAAGCGGTCGTGGATATACTGATACCGTATCATAGTATTAAATGCATACTTGTTATAATAATACAGCTCATTGCCTGGTGCTACATCCAGAAAAGTATAAGGAACCGTTCCAAAGGTTCTTCCGGCATATACCTGATAATTAATAGTACCCACCGGCGGAACCTTCATATAATCTGATACGGAGAATAAGAGCTTGCTATAATTATAACCACTTCTTAATATTCCTGAAACTCCTTTTGTGAAACTAGCTTCCACAATGGGATAGGGACTACCTAGGCTGGCGCGGTAAAAAGTAGTTTCGATGAATTTTTCGGCGAAGGCATAACGCAGTCTTATGGAAAATTCGGTGCTGACCAGACGCTTCGATACACCAAACGAATCTGCCGGTAACAGATTAGACAAGGGCGTATAGGCTTTATTGGCCGCCGTGGCTCTCACAGACAAACCACTGGGGAATTCGTTGAAGAATTCAAAACTGCCTTCTTCTAGGTTAATGAACTTAACCGGAATATTAGGCTTGCGTACAGCAAATGAAAAAATATTATCTGAAGAGATTTCCCCATAATATTTCTGTCCGAAATCCAGATCATTTTTGTAAGCTAAAGACCAGTATTGGCGCGGATGCTTTCGAGGTAAATAAAACAATTCCCCCATTCCCTTTAGCTTTTTGTCTCTGAATCCGTAAGCCAAATAGGTATGGTACATGAATTTAGTATTAAAATGTTTGTTGCTGGCTACATCAAAACGCATTCTGAAACCTTCATGTTGGTTAGCAGAAAACCAGTTATAGGCAGAGCCCAAACGCACATTACCTACATCAAAATAACCGGAACCAAGGAATATCACCTGTTTGGTGAACCGTTGATAAACAGGGGTATTTAATATGGTATCAATCATATTGATAATACCCTGTTCGGTTTTGGTGAGGGCTTCGTGTCGGGTGGTATCCCAATAACTTCTGTGTTTATCCTGTGCCCCCGGAAGTGTGATTATTTCTTCTTGAACTTTGTTTTCCCTCAGTTTGGCAACAACAGAGCTGTCGTTAACAACAATGTTTCTATAAGTAGTGGTTTTACGTCCTATAAGCCCTACTGTTTTGTTGCCCATAGGCGCAAAATCTACAATCATTTTTTCTCGACTAATAAACCAGTTGCTATCTGCAAGTTTTGTAAACTCCTGCACATAACTAAACCGTTCCATAAAGTTGATGTCAGCATTTTTGTCCAGGGCAAGATTGATTTTTTGAATGGCATAAGTGCCGAAGTGTACCCAGCAATCTCCTTCAAAAGTATTCGTGCCTTTACGTCGTGGCTGAAACACTAGTCTGTAAAATCGTTCATTGCCTATATACTGGGTATCGGTTACGGAAT encodes the following:
- the metH_1 gene encoding Methionine synthase translates to MSCIRDLLNQRILVLDGAMGTMIQKYKLTEKDYRGDRFKDWHTDVKGNNDLLSITRPDIIKAIHTEYLKAGADIIETNTFSSTSIAQADYDMQSLAYELNVASVKCAREAIEAFQTTPEGKDRGPLFVAGAIGPLNKTLSLSPDVNNPGYRAITFDEVVEAYTEQIRGLIDAGADFLLIETIFDTLNAKAAIFAAKNYFRKHPDAKREIMISGTITDASGRTLSGQTVEAFYISIAHAEPLSVGLNCALGAKDMRAHIEELSQIAACYVSAYPNAGLPNAMGEYDEQPAETAAFLKEWAEKGFVNIVGGCCGTTPDHIREIAQAVKGIRPRPLPVLEDIA
- the metH_2 gene encoding Methionine synthase → MTKIQPYLRLSGLEPLVVRPETNFINIGERTNVTGSKKFARLIRENKFEEALSVARQQVENGAQIIDINMDDALLDGVKAMTTFINLLQSEPDICRVPLMIDSSKFEIIEAGLKCVQGKCIVNSISLKEGEEKFIEQAIICQNYGAAVVVMAFDEKGQADTEDRKVEICHRAYKILTEKVGFKPQDIIFDPNIFAIATGLEEHNSYAVDFINATRRIKQLMPLVAVSGGVSNLSFSFRGNDTVREAMHSVFLYHAIKAGMNMGIVNAGQLVVYDEIDPQLRQLCEDVILNRNNENNEATEKLLAFAETVKAKGKSEKKDDAWRQTTVEERLKYALINGITEYIDQDTEEARLKYARPLEVIEGPLMDGMNVVGDLFGAGKMFLPQVVKSARVMKKAVAWLLPFIEQEKLDNPAATSGNAGKIVMATVKGDVHDIGKNIVGVVLGCNGYEVIDLGVMVPADKILDTAEKVNADVIGLSGLITPSLDEMVHVAQEMKRRNMKQPLLIGGATTSRMHTAVKIAPQYDNGVLHVLDASRSVTVVSALLSKEKEELLEKTRQEYEALRQQFANKHQKELVPYSEALANKEVLNWNDYQPVRPAINDVLVLKDYDLAEIAEYIDWGPFFIAWEMPGRFPEVLSDKNFGSEATKLYNDALRMVDRIVKEKWFTANGVVGFWPALSNNADTVTLATNKGEVRLEFLRQQSKKAQGYYNFSLADFVKPSEVGEGTDYMGAFAVTIHDVTDKVAQFATELDDYNKILVQVLGDRFVEAFAECLHAKTRKEYWGYAKNENLSNEELIKEKYQGIRPAPGYPACPDHTEKIKLFDLLNVTENIGIQLTESLAMDPPASVCGWYFAHPKSHYFGVGKINRDQLEDYAARKGMSLEEAEKWLRPVLE
- the rlpA_1 gene encoding Endolytic peptidoglycan transglycosylase RlpA → MPCIRKKISYLLFVVLLLGTACSQKVTEAGKASYYADKFAGRKTANGETFSQRKLTAAHKTLSFGTKVKVKNLSNGKKVKVRINDRGPFVEGRIIDLSKRAAKRLDMINAGVVNVEIKYRKKK